The Corvus moneduloides isolate bCorMon1 chromosome 18, bCorMon1.pri, whole genome shotgun sequence genome window below encodes:
- the CMKLR1 gene encoding chemokine-like receptor 1, translating into MALPNLSDYLDGLNNYSDYPDYTYEDSSGVWADPSHDPKDITRILSVIIYSVSCVLGILGNGLVIAIIILKMKKSVNAIWFLNLAVADFLFNIFLPINIAYTAMSYHWIFGTVMCKLNSFLLILNMYTSVLLLTTISFDRYVSVVFPVWSQNHRSTNLAYGVCVIIWTVGIIMSCPSLVFRDTAQTRNSVICFSNFSLSRNKSYEGLALMRHRTVNITRFLAGYILPITIITFCYAAIVFNLRRNRLAKSKKPFKIIITIIVTFFLCWSPYHLLNLLETVPDTVPWSMFEIFIPLTTALAASNSCMNPVLYVFMGQDFKKFKVTLLSRLVNALSEETGHSSIVHRSFSKISSMTEKETTVV; encoded by the coding sequence ATGGCGCTTCCCAACCTGTCCGATTACTTGGATGGCCTCAACAACTACAGCGACTACCCGGACTACACCTACGAGGACAGCAGCGGTGTGTGGGCTGACCCGTCCCACGACCCCAAGGACATCACCCGGATCCTGTCCGTCATCATCTACAGCGTGTCCTGCGTGCTGGGCATCCTGGGCAACGGCCTCGTCATCGCTATCATCATCCTCAAGATGAAGAAGTCGGTCAACGCCATCTGGTTCCTCAACCTGGCTGTGGCCGACTTCCTCTTCAACATCTTCCTGCCCATCAACATCGCCTACACGGCCATGAGCTACCACTGGATCTTCGGCACGGTCATGTGCAAGCTGAACTCCTTTCTCCTCATCCTCAACATGTACACCAGTGTCCTGCTGCTCACCACCATCAGCTTCGACCGCTACGTGTCCGTGGTGTTCCCGGTGTGGTCCCAGAACCACCGCTCCACCAACCTGGCCTACGGGGTTTGTGTGATCATCTGGACCGTGGGCATCATCATGAGCTGCCCCTCGCTCGTCTTCCGGGACACGGCGCAGACCCGCAATTCCGTGATTTGTTTCAGCAActtttccctctccaggaaTAAATCCTACGAAGGGCTGGCTCTGATGAGGCACCGCACGGTGAACATCACCAGGTTCCTGGCTGGGTACATCCTCCCCATCACCATCATCACCTTCTGCTACGCCGCCATCGTCTTCAACCTGCGCCGGAACCGCCTGGCCAAGTCCAAGAAGCCTTTCAAgatcatcatcaccatcatcgtcaccttcttcctctgctgGAGCCCCTACCACCTGTTGAACCTGCTGGAGACGGTGCCCGACACGGTGCCCTGGTCCATGTTTGAGATCTTCATCCCGCTCACCACGGCGCTGGCGGCCTCCAACAGCTGCATGAACCCCGTCCTCTACGTCTTCATGGGCCAGGACTTCAAGAAGTTCAAGGTGACCCTCCTTTCCAGGCTGGTGAACGCCCTCAGCGAGGAGACAGGACACTCCAGCATCGTGCACAGGAGCTTCTCCAAGATCTCCTCCATGACTGAGAAGGAGACAACAGTTGTCTAA